A section of the Malania oleifera isolate guangnan ecotype guangnan chromosome 2, ASM2987363v1, whole genome shotgun sequence genome encodes:
- the LOC131147988 gene encoding uncharacterized protein LOC131147988: MLGVVVALLMVGISTWAYTAIKPPPPKRCGSPNGPPVTSPRIRLSDGRYLAYKEAGVPKDRAKYKVILTHGFDSSKDIYLPLSQELMENLGIYIVTFDRAGYGESDPNPMRSVKSEAFDIQELAGQLEIGPKFYLVGVSLGTYPTWACLKYIPHRLAGVALIVPVINYWWPSFPTKLSAEAYNKQLKRDQWKLRIAHYAPGLVYWWMTQKWFPSCTIMERNPIIFSKRDFETIKKMSQIQIPGEEKIRQQGVYESLHRDLMVGFGNWEFDPMELRSPFPHNEGSVHLWQGHLDSLVPFQLQRYVVKKLPWIRYHEVPNGGHLLIHDNILCEAIFKALLLGEEPSSI; encoded by the exons ATGCTGGGAGTCGTGGTAGCACTGCTGATGGTGGGCATTTCAACATGGGCATATACCGCCATCAAGCCTCCCCCTCCAAAGCGATGTGGTTCCCCAAATGGCCCTCCTGTTACTTCACCAAGAATCAGATTAAGCGATGGAAGGTATCTCGCTTACAAAGAGGCTGGCGTTCCCAAGGACAGAGCCAAATACAAAGTCATTCTCACCCATGGCTTTGACAGCTCTAAAGACATCTATCTGCCTCTCTCTCAA GAGTTGATGGAGAACTTGGGCATATACATTGTTACATTTGACAGAGCTGGGTATGGGGAAAGTGATCCAAACCCAATGCGGTCGGTCAAGAGTGAAGCTTTCGATATTCAAGAGCTTGCAGGGCAGTTGGAGATTGGACCTAAATTCTACTTGGTTGGGGTCTCCCTCGGAACGTACCCCACTTGGGCTTGCCTCAAGTACATACCACACAG GCTGGCCGGCGTGGCTCTCATAGTTCCTGTCATCAACTATTGGTGGCCTTCTTTTCCGACTAAATTGTCTGCTGAGGCCTACAACAAGCAGCTGAAGAGGGACCAGTGGAAACTTCGCATTGCACACTATGCCCCTGGGCTAGTGTACTGGTGGATGACGCAGAAATGGTTTCCTTCTTGTACTATCATGGAGAGGAACCCAATAATTTTCAGCAAACGCGATTTCGAAACCATAAAGAAaatgtcacaaatccaaataccCGGCGAG GAGAAGATACGGCAGCAGGGTGTTTACGAATCGCTCCATCGAGACTTAATGGTCGGCTTTGGTAATTGGGAGTTTGACCCGATGGAACTCAGAAGTCCATTCCCTCACAATGAAGGTTCTGTTCACCTCTGGCAAGGTCATCTGGACAGTCTAGTACCATTTCAATTGCAGCGATATGTTGTGAAGAAGTTACCATGGATACGATATCACGAAGTCCCCAACGGTGGTCATTTGCTCATTCATGACAACATTTTATGCGAAGCCATCTTCAAAGCACTTTTGCTTGGAGAAGAACCCTCTTCCATATAA